Proteins co-encoded in one uncultured Draconibacterium sp. genomic window:
- a CDS encoding glycoside hydrolase family 97 protein — MKRLLLIFVLAVGTLFSQAEEITSPNGKMKLTFELSNGTPVYQLQLEDKTIIKPSKLGLELKDAKPLLSGFTLADSQTTTFDETWKPVWGEQSEIRNHYNELAVTLNQSATNRKMIIRFRVFNDGLGFRYEFPEQDNLIYFVVKDERTEFAMDGDHTAFWIPGDYDTQEYDYTKSKLSEIRGLMKDAITPNTSQTPISATAVQTALMMKTDDGYYINLHEAALKDYSCMHLELDDKNMVFKSVLTPDAQGNMAYMQVPCTTPWRTVIASQNAGDILLSNITLNLNDPCAYENTDWIKPVKYVGVWWEMITGKSSWAYTNLPSVKLGETDYSKTTPNGIHAANTQEVKKYIDFASENGLDAVLVEGWNEGWEDWFNKSKDYVFDFVTPYPDFNVVELRDYAKSKNVHLMMHHETSSSVRNYERHLDTAYQFMVDNNYNSVKSGYVGNIIPRGEYHYGQWMVNHYLYAVKKAADYKIMVNAHEAVRPTGLCRTYPNLIGNESARGTEYEAFGGNNVDHTTILPFTRLIGGPMDYTPGIFETHVSAYNPDNNSQVRTTIARQLALYVTMYSPLQMAADLPTTYEKYMDAFQFIKDVALDWDKTLVLEAEPGDYITYARKEKGSENWFVGRTNDEETRTSEISFDFLNPGQKYIATVYSDAKDANWKTNPQAYEIKKYVVSSQSELKQQCAPGGGYAISIIPVSDKSELKGLKKL, encoded by the coding sequence ATGAAGAGATTACTATTGATTTTTGTGCTTGCCGTTGGCACATTATTTAGCCAGGCTGAGGAAATTACTTCTCCGAACGGAAAAATGAAACTCACCTTCGAGTTATCGAATGGAACACCGGTTTATCAACTTCAACTGGAAGACAAAACCATTATCAAACCCAGCAAATTGGGGCTTGAATTAAAAGATGCCAAACCTCTGTTAAGCGGATTTACACTTGCCGACAGTCAAACCACCACTTTCGACGAAACATGGAAACCGGTTTGGGGCGAGCAAAGCGAGATTCGTAACCATTATAACGAGCTGGCGGTTACTTTAAACCAGTCGGCTACCAACCGAAAAATGATTATCCGCTTCCGTGTTTTTAACGACGGACTTGGTTTTCGTTATGAATTCCCCGAGCAAGACAACCTTATTTATTTTGTGGTGAAAGACGAGCGAACCGAATTTGCCATGGACGGCGACCACACCGCTTTCTGGATTCCGGGCGATTACGATACGCAGGAATACGATTACACCAAATCAAAACTTTCCGAAATTCGTGGTTTGATGAAAGATGCGATCACTCCTAACACTTCTCAAACGCCAATTTCTGCAACGGCTGTTCAAACGGCTTTAATGATGAAGACCGACGACGGGTACTACATCAACCTGCACGAAGCTGCGTTGAAAGACTATTCGTGTATGCACCTCGAACTCGATGATAAGAACATGGTATTCAAATCGGTTTTAACACCCGATGCACAGGGAAATATGGCCTACATGCAAGTGCCTTGCACAACTCCGTGGCGTACAGTTATAGCCAGCCAAAATGCCGGCGACATCCTTCTTTCAAATATCACACTCAATTTGAATGATCCTTGCGCATACGAAAATACCGACTGGATTAAACCGGTGAAATATGTTGGCGTTTGGTGGGAAATGATCACCGGAAAAAGTTCGTGGGCATATACCAACCTGCCAAGTGTAAAACTGGGCGAAACCGATTATTCAAAGACTACACCCAACGGCATTCATGCTGCCAATACTCAAGAGGTAAAAAAATATATCGATTTTGCATCAGAAAATGGCTTGGATGCGGTTTTGGTTGAAGGCTGGAACGAAGGTTGGGAAGACTGGTTCAATAAATCAAAAGACTATGTTTTCGACTTTGTTACGCCCTACCCCGATTTTAATGTTGTTGAATTGCGCGACTATGCCAAAAGCAAAAACGTACACCTGATGATGCACCATGAGACATCGAGTTCAGTGCGCAACTACGAGCGTCATTTAGATACAGCATACCAGTTTATGGTCGATAACAACTACAACTCGGTAAAAAGTGGTTATGTAGGCAACATTATTCCGCGTGGCGAATACCACTACGGACAATGGATGGTAAACCATTATTTGTATGCCGTAAAAAAAGCAGCTGATTACAAAATAATGGTGAATGCACACGAAGCTGTTCGCCCTACCGGATTATGCAGAACTTATCCGAACCTTATTGGCAACGAATCGGCGCGCGGAACCGAATACGAAGCATTTGGCGGAAACAATGTTGATCATACCACAATACTTCCGTTTACCCGTTTGATTGGAGGACCGATGGATTACACACCAGGTATTTTCGAAACACATGTTAGCGCATACAATCCTGACAATAATTCGCAGGTTCGTACAACAATTGCGCGCCAGCTGGCCTTGTATGTAACAATGTACAGCCCGCTGCAAATGGCTGCCGACCTGCCAACAACTTACGAGAAATACATGGATGCTTTCCAGTTTATTAAAGATGTGGCTCTTGATTGGGATAAGACATTGGTTTTAGAAGCCGAACCGGGTGATTACATCACTTATGCCCGAAAAGAAAAAGGCAGCGAAAACTGGTTTGTGGGTCGTACAAACGACGAAGAAACCCGCACTTCAGAAATCAGTTTCGATTTTCTGAATCCGGGTCAAAAATACATTGCAACAGTTTATTCTGACGCAAAAGATGCAAACTGGAAAACCAATCCGCAAGCTTATGAAATCAAAAAATATGTGGTTTCAAGCCAATCGGAGTTAAAACAACAATGTGCTCCCGGCGGTGGTTATGCCATCAGTATTATCCCGGTTTCTGATAAGTCGGAATTAAAAGGATTGAAGAAGTTGTAA
- a CDS encoding co-chaperone GroES family protein gives MSLIIEEKDLEKFIMVGDRVLVKPKNPSGKTKSGLYLPPSVQENEKVQSGYIVKVGPGYPIPAVSEEDEAWKEKKEEVKYVPLQTHIGDLAIYLNKSGHEIEFNNEKYIILPHSAILMIIRDENLFA, from the coding sequence ATGTCGTTAATAATTGAAGAAAAAGATCTGGAAAAATTTATAATGGTAGGCGACCGTGTTTTGGTAAAACCCAAAAATCCGTCGGGCAAAACCAAGTCGGGGTTGTATTTGCCGCCATCGGTTCAGGAGAACGAGAAAGTGCAAAGTGGATATATTGTAAAAGTAGGACCGGGTTACCCGATTCCGGCAGTGAGCGAAGAAGACGAAGCGTGGAAAGAAAAAAAGGAAGAAGTAAAATATGTTCCGTTGCAAACGCACATTGGCGACCTGGCTATTTATTTAAATAAAAGCGGGCACGAAATTGAGTTTAATAACGAGAAGTACATTATTTTGCCACATTCGGCAATTTTGATGATCATCAGGGATGAGAATTTATTTGCCTAG
- a CDS encoding acyl-ACP thioesterase domain-containing protein produces MKHKQELTTKSYFVSHFGQLSTSFLFWQIQDIAWEHAEKLGFGFDNLQKEKQFWVLSRLLVKIKRRPEWGEKFTVETWPAGIDGLLALRDIHFIDANGESIIQATTSWLVLNQETKRIVKLELDSIPIHDERVLEMNAAKVKPVKSDDEVVFTPVLFNEIDVNQHFNSGRYLERIIDSYDFDFHEANELIEFEVNFVKEGTQNDKLGIRKQILDKNNHICSVVRESDGADLIRARLVWSPRKQAF; encoded by the coding sequence ATGAAACACAAACAGGAATTAACTACAAAATCATATTTCGTTAGCCATTTTGGGCAACTTTCTACTTCTTTCCTTTTTTGGCAAATTCAGGACATTGCGTGGGAACATGCCGAAAAATTAGGTTTCGGGTTCGATAATCTTCAAAAAGAAAAGCAGTTTTGGGTGCTATCGCGATTGCTGGTTAAGATAAAACGACGCCCCGAATGGGGAGAAAAATTTACCGTTGAAACCTGGCCTGCCGGAATCGATGGCCTGCTGGCACTTCGCGATATTCATTTTATTGATGCCAACGGCGAAAGTATCATTCAGGCTACAACCAGCTGGCTGGTGCTAAACCAGGAAACTAAACGAATCGTAAAACTGGAACTCGATTCCATTCCAATACACGACGAACGCGTTTTGGAAATGAATGCCGCAAAAGTAAAACCAGTAAAATCCGATGATGAAGTAGTTTTTACCCCGGTGCTTTTTAACGAGATCGACGTTAACCAGCATTTTAACAGCGGACGTTACCTGGAACGTATTATCGACAGCTACGACTTTGATTTCCACGAAGCAAATGAGCTCATTGAATTTGAAGTGAATTTTGTAAAAGAGGGTACACAAAACGACAAGTTGGGAATTAGGAAACAAATACTGGACAAAAATAACCATATTTGCAGTGTAGTTCGCGAAAGCGACGGAGCCGATCTAATTCGCGCCAGACTGGTCTGGAGCCCGCGGAAACAAGCTTTCTGA
- the map gene encoding type I methionyl aminopeptidase, whose translation MGKIIIKTPEQIEGIRQSAKLAAETLDFAEQFVKEGVNTEFIDDKIEEFIRSHGAVPATKGYNGYPKSSCISLNNVICHGIPSKQTVLKEGDILNIDITTILNGYFGDTSRMFTVGDVSKEAEDLIDITGHCLDLGIEQVKPGNRFGNIGFVIQRYAKAQGYSVVYEFCGHGVGIEFHEEPQVDHASRRNTGPEMKPGMIFTIEPMINQGKPKAVIDENDGWTARTIDSKLSAQFEHTILVTSTGCEVLTDIHNDYPIT comes from the coding sequence ATGGGAAAAATAATAATTAAAACTCCTGAGCAGATCGAAGGCATCAGGCAAAGTGCAAAGCTGGCAGCAGAAACACTCGATTTTGCTGAGCAGTTTGTAAAAGAGGGAGTAAACACCGAATTTATCGATGATAAAATTGAAGAATTTATTCGTTCTCATGGAGCGGTTCCTGCAACCAAAGGGTATAATGGTTATCCAAAATCAAGTTGTATTTCGTTGAATAATGTGATTTGCCACGGTATTCCTTCAAAACAAACTGTTTTAAAAGAAGGAGATATTCTGAATATTGATATAACCACTATTTTAAATGGTTACTTTGGCGACACATCGCGTATGTTTACGGTGGGAGATGTAAGTAAGGAGGCTGAAGATCTGATCGACATTACCGGTCATTGTCTCGATCTTGGAATTGAGCAGGTAAAACCGGGCAACCGTTTTGGGAATATAGGATTTGTAATTCAGCGTTATGCAAAAGCGCAGGGATATAGTGTTGTATATGAGTTTTGCGGCCACGGTGTTGGTATCGAATTTCATGAGGAACCACAAGTGGATCATGCCTCGCGAAGAAACACAGGACCGGAAATGAAACCCGGAATGATTTTTACCATTGAGCCGATGATTAACCAGGGAAAACCCAAAGCAGTAATTGATGAAAACGATGGCTGGACCGCCCGTACGATAGATAGCAAATTGTCGGCGCAATTCGAGCACACCATTTTAGTAACATCAACCGGCTGCGAAGTTTTGACAGATATTCATAACGATTATCCGATTACTTAG
- a CDS encoding aminotransferase class V-fold PLP-dependent enzyme encodes MCSLEKYFEKFRKNIVGIDQEFETPYGKMKINYGDWIASGRLYRPIECKITDEIGPYVGNTHTETSETGLRMTHAYHKSHQLIKQHLNAGPNDIIITAGFGMTAVINKFQRILGLKYCGEVAGKKCIAEREKPVVFVTHMEHHSNHTSWYETSADVVVVEPGDGLLIDTDNLRKALEKYKDRPFKIGSFTACSNVTGVRAPYHEMAKIMHEYGGVCFIDFAASAPYDEINMHPEDPMEKLDAVMFSPHKFLGGPGSSGVIVFDVSMYKNTVPDNPGGGTVDWTNRWGQYKYVDDIEAREDGGTPGFLQSIRTALCFDLKDQMGIENIRKREEELLERAFKGLDSIKGLNILADNVRDRLGVISFYVEGIHYNLLVRLLNDKYGIQTRGGCACAGTYGHFLLEVSLEQSEEITDKINHGDLSEKPGWVRWSLHPTMTNGEVDIMIEALNDIVLNINEYEKDYKYVNSTNTFWHKDEKDDKELLNKWFTLEHN; translated from the coding sequence ATGTGTAGTCTTGAAAAGTATTTTGAAAAATTCAGAAAAAATATTGTAGGTATCGATCAGGAATTTGAAACTCCTTACGGCAAAATGAAAATCAATTATGGCGATTGGATTGCCAGTGGCCGGTTGTATCGACCTATCGAATGCAAAATTACTGACGAGATTGGCCCTTATGTTGGGAACACTCACACCGAAACCAGCGAAACCGGACTGCGTATGACACACGCTTACCACAAATCGCACCAGCTCATTAAACAACACTTAAATGCCGGGCCGAACGATATTATCATCACTGCCGGTTTTGGGATGACTGCCGTGATTAATAAATTTCAACGCATTCTGGGTTTAAAATACTGCGGAGAAGTAGCAGGCAAAAAGTGTATTGCCGAGCGCGAAAAGCCGGTGGTTTTTGTTACGCATATGGAACACCATTCAAATCATACTTCGTGGTACGAAACCAGTGCCGATGTTGTTGTTGTTGAACCCGGCGATGGATTGTTAATCGACACAGACAACCTGCGTAAAGCATTGGAAAAATATAAAGATCGCCCATTTAAAATTGGCTCGTTTACGGCCTGCTCGAATGTCACCGGAGTGCGTGCGCCTTATCACGAAATGGCAAAAATTATGCACGAATACGGTGGTGTTTGTTTTATCGATTTTGCAGCTTCTGCACCTTACGATGAGATAAACATGCATCCTGAAGATCCGATGGAAAAGCTGGATGCAGTAATGTTCTCGCCACACAAATTTCTAGGTGGCCCGGGATCTTCCGGCGTAATTGTTTTTGATGTCAGCATGTATAAAAATACCGTTCCTGATAATCCGGGAGGCGGAACTGTTGACTGGACAAATCGCTGGGGACAATATAAATATGTTGATGATATTGAGGCCCGCGAAGATGGCGGGACTCCAGGATTCCTGCAATCCATCCGCACTGCACTTTGTTTTGATTTGAAAGACCAGATGGGAATTGAAAATATCCGTAAACGCGAAGAAGAATTGTTGGAGCGTGCATTTAAAGGGCTCGACTCCATAAAAGGATTAAATATTCTGGCCGACAACGTACGCGACCGACTTGGCGTAATTTCCTTTTACGTTGAAGGAATTCACTACAATCTGTTGGTTCGGTTGTTAAACGATAAATACGGTATTCAAACGCGTGGAGGTTGTGCCTGTGCCGGAACTTATGGTCACTTTCTGTTAGAAGTGTCGCTGGAGCAATCGGAAGAAATTACTGATAAGATTAACCATGGCGACCTTTCGGAAAAACCGGGCTGGGTACGCTGGTCGCTTCACCCTACAATGACCAATGGAGAGGTTGATATTATGATCGAGGCATTAAATGATATTGTTTTGAACATTAACGAATACGAGAAAGATTACAAGTATGTAAATAGCACCAACACCTTCTGGCACAAAGATGAAAAAGATGATAAGGAATTGTTGAACAAGTGGTTTACACTCGAACACAATTAA
- a CDS encoding bile acid:sodium symporter family protein, translating into MKIDKFVLAIIGVIILAWFLPGIGSQESGVPLDLIASIGISLIFFFYGLKLSPRDIKTGLRNWKLHAVVQATTFLVFPLIVLAFHPFIKSENGQTIWLAFLFLAALPSTVSSSVVMVSIAKGNIPAAIFNASVSGLIGIVITPLWMGLFLKQTTIDFNLGEIYFKLITEILLPVIIGIFLQRYWGDFARKNSRYLTLFDKSVILLIIFKSFSHSFENKVFSAVDATDLFLIVTAVILLFYAIYFLTLKVSQLFGFTIEDQITTQFCGTKKSLVHGTVFAKILFQQSATTGIMLLPIMIFHPIQILIISFVATRLGKRKKKQIN; encoded by the coding sequence ATGAAGATAGACAAATTCGTTTTAGCCATTATTGGTGTTATTATTCTTGCCTGGTTTCTCCCCGGGATTGGAAGTCAGGAAAGTGGAGTGCCGCTTGATTTAATTGCGAGTATCGGGATTTCGCTGATTTTCTTTTTCTATGGGTTAAAACTCAGTCCGCGCGATATAAAAACGGGACTCAGAAACTGGAAACTTCATGCAGTGGTACAGGCAACTACCTTTTTGGTTTTTCCATTAATTGTTCTTGCTTTTCATCCTTTTATAAAATCGGAGAACGGGCAAACTATCTGGCTTGCTTTTTTGTTTCTGGCTGCACTACCCTCCACTGTGTCATCGTCGGTGGTGATGGTTTCAATTGCTAAAGGAAATATTCCGGCTGCTATTTTTAACGCCAGTGTCTCGGGATTGATTGGTATTGTGATAACTCCACTCTGGATGGGACTGTTTTTAAAGCAGACCACCATTGATTTTAATCTTGGCGAAATTTATTTTAAACTCATTACCGAAATCTTACTTCCTGTTATTATCGGTATTTTTCTGCAGCGTTATTGGGGCGATTTTGCCCGAAAAAATAGTCGCTATCTAACTTTGTTTGATAAATCTGTGATTCTGCTTATTATCTTCAAAAGCTTTTCACATTCGTTCGAGAACAAGGTTTTTAGTGCTGTTGATGCCACTGATCTTTTTCTGATTGTAACGGCTGTAATCTTACTTTTTTATGCGATTTATTTCCTAACGCTTAAAGTGTCGCAGTTATTCGGGTTTACTATCGAGGATCAGATTACGACACAATTTTGCGGAACAAAAAAGTCCTTGGTACACGGAACTGTTTTTGCTAAAATATTATTTCAGCAATCGGCAACTACCGGAATTATGTTACTGCCAATTATGATTTTCCACCCGATACAAATACTTATAATCAGTTTTGTGGCTACCAGACTGGGAAAGCGAAAAAAGAAGCAGATTAATTAA
- a CDS encoding patatin-like phospholipase family protein: protein MTKKYENGLVLSGGGTRGFAHLGVIAALQKLGIQPDIISGVSAGAIVGAFIAAGKSPEEVRDNFKRGWFFQYTKIHLPVDGLLKLDGLKEILEKEIGVKNIEDLQTPFYVCVSNLNKGTVEYRNTGSLGDTVLASASIPVIFAPVELGRYLYVDGGLMDNIPVAPIRKDCQRIIASNISPINPKAKMRNLIQIATRTVYMSVNQKLEEIKKQVDVYIEPKGIDEFDVFQRKHADELFDLGYKKTLEVLK, encoded by the coding sequence ATGACAAAGAAATATGAAAACGGTCTGGTTTTAAGTGGTGGCGGAACGCGTGGTTTTGCCCATTTGGGTGTTATTGCGGCGCTTCAGAAACTGGGCATTCAGCCCGATATAATTTCAGGAGTTAGCGCAGGTGCAATTGTTGGCGCTTTTATTGCCGCAGGAAAATCACCCGAAGAAGTTCGGGATAATTTTAAACGTGGTTGGTTTTTTCAATATACAAAAATTCATTTGCCGGTTGACGGGTTGCTTAAGCTCGATGGTTTAAAGGAAATTCTGGAAAAGGAAATAGGCGTTAAAAACATTGAAGACCTTCAAACACCATTTTATGTTTGTGTTTCAAATCTGAACAAAGGAACTGTTGAATACCGCAACACCGGCAGCCTTGGCGACACAGTGCTGGCATCGGCATCTATCCCGGTTATTTTTGCACCGGTTGAGCTGGGCCGGTATTTATATGTCGACGGCGGATTAATGGATAATATTCCGGTTGCACCAATCCGGAAAGATTGCCAGCGTATTATTGCGTCGAACATCAGCCCCATAAATCCGAAAGCCAAAATGAGAAACCTCATACAGATTGCCACACGAACCGTTTATATGAGCGTAAATCAGAAACTGGAGGAGATAAAAAAACAAGTTGATGTTTATATTGAACCCAAAGGAATTGACGAATTCGATGTTTTCCAACGCAAACATGCCGATGAACTTTTCGACCTGGGTTACAAAAAAACGCTGGAGGTTCTGAAATAA